One Owenweeksia hongkongensis DSM 17368 genomic region harbors:
- a CDS encoding sodium:solute symporter family protein, whose protein sequence is MANLTILDWIVVIFFLTLFIFIGIRFRGKAGSSLTDFFLGGRNMPWYLAGVSMVATTFAADTPLWVTEKIAQHGISGNWLWWNMLIGGMLTTFFFARMWRRANILTELELLELRYSGPIARLLRGVKAVYLGLFLNVVIIAWVNAALISIIEVFFEVPYETAFWVVTCVMFLVLIYSSIAGLLGIAITDFAQFIIAMTGCIILAVIVLNAPEVGGVEGLKAKLPAWRLSFFPKIDGAGDALIGTFSLTTGAFLSYIFLQWWASWYPGAEPGGGGYISQRMMGAKDEKNAVYSSLFFQIAHYALRPWPWIIVGLCALVLYPDLPVEESRKGFIMVMRDYLPDGIKGLLFVGFLSAYMSTISTQLNWGSSYLTNDLYKRFIKKEDQFENEEKAQKHYVFAGRLITIFVMLVGLGVTTQITTIDSAAQFLIASGAGLGMVLILRWYWWRINAWSELVATIAPFIGLAFAKFVLPSYVPETFYTNNGDFIFTVLFTTISWLTVTFLTSPTDGETLKRFYDRVQPGGFWRYYRGDENNNRLTPYLFVSWLSGVLMVYSILFFMGYFIFEEWTLFYTWLALAIIGFVALRWGMKKAEI, encoded by the coding sequence ATGGCAAACCTCACAATACTCGACTGGATAGTTGTAATCTTCTTTCTCACCTTATTCATTTTTATAGGTATCCGCTTTCGCGGAAAAGCGGGTTCGTCTCTTACTGACTTCTTTCTGGGTGGAAGAAACATGCCCTGGTATCTTGCTGGGGTAAGTATGGTGGCTACCACCTTTGCGGCTGATACACCTCTTTGGGTAACCGAAAAAATTGCTCAGCACGGTATCTCAGGAAACTGGCTTTGGTGGAACATGCTTATTGGAGGAATGCTCACCACCTTCTTTTTTGCACGAATGTGGCGAAGGGCAAATATCCTCACCGAACTTGAACTTTTAGAACTTAGATATAGTGGTCCCATTGCGCGGTTGCTGCGTGGTGTAAAGGCTGTTTACCTTGGGCTTTTTCTCAATGTAGTAATTATCGCCTGGGTAAATGCCGCTTTGATTTCCATCATAGAAGTGTTTTTTGAAGTGCCTTACGAAACTGCTTTTTGGGTAGTCACCTGCGTTATGTTTTTGGTACTTATTTATAGTTCCATTGCAGGCCTTTTGGGAATTGCCATTACCGATTTTGCCCAGTTTATAATCGCTATGACGGGCTGTATTATCCTTGCAGTAATAGTTTTGAACGCACCCGAAGTGGGAGGGGTAGAAGGTTTGAAAGCAAAACTACCAGCCTGGCGATTGAGCTTTTTCCCAAAAATTGATGGAGCTGGAGATGCCTTAATCGGAACATTCTCACTGACCACGGGAGCCTTTTTGTCCTACATATTTTTACAATGGTGGGCCAGCTGGTATCCAGGAGCTGAGCCCGGTGGTGGCGGTTATATTTCTCAACGTATGATGGGGGCTAAAGATGAAAAGAATGCCGTTTATTCTAGCCTGTTTTTTCAAATTGCACATTACGCTTTGCGCCCATGGCCATGGATTATTGTGGGCCTTTGTGCTTTGGTTCTTTACCCAGACTTACCTGTTGAGGAATCCCGAAAAGGCTTCATTATGGTAATGCGCGATTACCTGCCTGACGGTATCAAAGGACTTTTGTTTGTTGGCTTTTTATCTGCCTATATGAGTACTATTTCTACTCAGCTCAATTGGGGTTCGAGCTACCTAACCAACGATTTGTACAAGCGTTTTATTAAGAAGGAAGACCAGTTTGAAAACGAAGAAAAGGCGCAAAAACACTATGTATTTGCCGGAAGGCTCATCACTATTTTTGTGATGTTGGTAGGTTTGGGCGTTACCACGCAAATCACCACTATAGACAGCGCTGCACAGTTTCTTATAGCAAGTGGTGCCGGATTAGGAATGGTGCTTATTCTGCGCTGGTACTGGTGGCGCATCAATGCCTGGAGCGAGTTGGTAGCTACAATTGCACCTTTTATAGGTCTGGCTTTCGCCAAATTTGTACTGCCTAGCTACGTTCCCGAAACATTTTACACCAATAATGGTGATTTTATTTTCACTGTTTTATTTACCACTATTTCTTGGCTAACGGTAACTTTTCTCACTTCCCCTACGGATGGAGAAACCTTAAAACGTTTTTACGACCGTGTGCAGCCGGGTGGTTTTTGGAGGTACTACAGAGGTGATGAAAACAACAATCGATTGACACCTTATCTCTTTGTGTCCTGGCTTTCAGGAGTACTCATGGTTTATTCCATACTCTTTTTTATGGGCTACTTCATTTTCGAAGAATGGACTTTATTTTACACTTGGCTGGCCTTGGCTATTATTGGCTTTGTGGCTCTAAGGTGGGGAATGAAAAAGGCTGAGATTTAA
- a CDS encoding THUMP domain-containing class I SAM-dependent RNA methyltransferase, whose protein sequence is MTENKNFRMMAKTMQGLEEVLVKELRQLGAMDVEPVKRGATFKGDIGFMYKANLWLRTALRVLVPIKEFKARNEDEIYKKVKDIAWEDLFDKDRTIVVDTTIYAQQYNHTLYMSQKVKDAIVDRFREKTGSRPSVDTKNPDIRIDVYIYNENVIVSMDSSGNSLHKRGYRTEADVAPINEVLAAGILKLAGWDGLGSLIDPMCGSGTFLIEGAMIAHNIPPGVFRKDFAFKNWNNFDKELYDLLFNKALEKEKNFYYGIYGFDKDPRVLLKARSNVKSALMTEQVKLEKADFMNFRSSRELKRPGMLVFNPPYGVKIEADIPELYRGIGDTLKRDFAGYTAWMITSSREGLKHVGLRPSQKIPMINGSLESWLVRYDLYEGSRKAKKQ, encoded by the coding sequence TTGACAGAAAATAAGAACTTCAGGATGATGGCCAAAACCATGCAGGGCCTGGAAGAAGTATTGGTAAAAGAATTGCGCCAACTAGGTGCTATGGATGTAGAGCCCGTAAAGCGTGGTGCAACTTTTAAAGGTGACATTGGTTTTATGTACAAGGCCAATCTTTGGCTGCGCACCGCCCTTCGTGTTTTGGTTCCCATCAAGGAGTTTAAAGCTCGAAATGAAGATGAGATTTACAAAAAGGTAAAAGACATTGCCTGGGAAGATCTATTTGACAAAGACAGAACAATAGTGGTAGATACCACAATTTATGCCCAGCAATACAACCACACCTTATACATGTCGCAAAAGGTGAAAGATGCCATTGTTGATCGCTTTCGCGAAAAAACAGGAAGCCGCCCTTCTGTTGACACCAAAAACCCTGATATCCGCATTGACGTTTATATTTATAATGAAAACGTAATCGTTTCTATGGACAGCTCCGGAAACTCGCTACACAAACGTGGGTACCGCACCGAAGCTGATGTGGCCCCAATTAACGAAGTACTTGCAGCAGGTATTTTAAAGCTTGCTGGTTGGGATGGTTTGGGTAGCCTGATTGACCCAATGTGTGGCTCGGGCACCTTCCTTATTGAAGGCGCCATGATTGCCCACAATATTCCTCCGGGCGTTTTCCGCAAAGACTTTGCTTTCAAAAACTGGAACAACTTTGACAAAGAACTTTACGACCTGCTTTTCAATAAAGCTTTGGAAAAAGAAAAGAACTTCTATTACGGCATTTATGGTTTTGACAAAGACCCTCGCGTTTTACTAAAGGCTAGAAGCAACGTAAAAAGCGCTTTGATGACAGAACAGGTAAAGTTGGAGAAGGCCGACTTTATGAACTTTAGAAGTAGTCGCGAACTCAAACGCCCGGGCATGTTGGTTTTCAACCCTCCCTATGGTGTAAAAATAGAAGCTGATATCCCCGAATTATATCGCGGTATTGGCGACACCCTAAAGCGTGATTTTGCAGGATATACCGCTTGGATGATTACCTCCAGCCGTGAAGGACTGAAACATGTAGGCTTACGCCCTTCCCAAAAAATACCAATGATAAACGGTAGCCTTGAAAGCTGGTTGGTACGTTATGATTTGTACGAAGGAAGTAGGAAGGCGAAGAAGCAATAA
- a CDS encoding arsenate reductase family protein has product MKKIYHLATCSTCIRIIKELNPSEDVILQDIKTEKITEAQIDEMAKMAGSYEALFSRRAMKYKSMGLKDKNLSEQDYRQLILDEYTFLKRPVIIAGDQIFVGNAKKEVEAAKEVF; this is encoded by the coding sequence ATGAAAAAGATTTACCATTTAGCAACTTGCTCTACCTGCATTCGTATTATCAAAGAACTCAACCCAAGTGAGGATGTGATTTTGCAGGATATTAAAACTGAGAAAATTACCGAAGCCCAAATTGATGAAATGGCAAAAATGGCCGGTTCTTACGAAGCGCTTTTTAGCCGAAGAGCAATGAAGTACAAAAGTATGGGCTTGAAGGATAAAAATCTTTCGGAGCAAGATTATCGTCAATTGATTTTGGATGAATACACTTTTTTAAAACGTCCTGTAATAATTGCGGGCGACCAAATATTTGTAGGTAACGCAAAGAAAGAGGTTGAGGCTGCCAAGGAAGTTTTTTGA
- a CDS encoding nuclear transport factor 2 family protein, which translates to MNNLKEEFVRKFNQAFLANDISFILESVTEDVYWEMVGDRILDGKEKLKDFFDAMPEDAGLDSLEIHHIITHGKVASANGEMKMKDNSGKLKTYGFCDVYEFSGFKNPKIKKLVSYMVAKD; encoded by the coding sequence ATGAATAATCTAAAAGAAGAATTCGTTCGCAAGTTTAATCAGGCCTTTTTGGCAAATGATATCTCGTTTATTCTAGAAAGCGTAACCGAAGATGTGTATTGGGAAATGGTGGGAGATCGTATTCTTGATGGTAAGGAAAAGCTAAAGGATTTTTTTGATGCAATGCCTGAAGATGCAGGACTTGACTCGCTCGAAATCCACCACATCATTACCCATGGAAAAGTAGCTTCGGCCAATGGTGAAATGAAAATGAAAGATAATTCAGGAAAGCTGAAGACCTACGGATTTTGCGATGTGTATGAGTTTTCGGGGTTCAAAAATCCCAAAATAAAAAAGCTAGTTTCTTATATGGTGGCGAAGGATTAA
- a CDS encoding VOC family protein, which produces MKVHPYLNFDGQAEEAFNFYKNVFGGEFSSKMKMSEAPDGDKLPEEDKNRLMHISLPIGKDTILMASDIVQSWGQTLHQGNGNYISLHPESREEADRIFEALSNGGEVEKPMEDQFWGDYFGSLKDKYGVFWMVNFNEEQS; this is translated from the coding sequence ATGAAAGTACATCCATACTTAAATTTTGACGGCCAGGCCGAAGAAGCTTTCAATTTTTACAAAAATGTGTTTGGTGGGGAGTTTTCTTCTAAAATGAAAATGAGCGAAGCACCTGATGGTGACAAACTCCCTGAAGAAGATAAAAACCGGCTTATGCACATTTCACTGCCTATTGGAAAGGATACCATTTTGATGGCTTCGGATATCGTACAATCTTGGGGGCAAACCCTCCATCAAGGAAATGGCAATTACATATCACTACACCCGGAAAGCAGAGAGGAAGCCGACCGTATTTTTGAAGCCCTCTCAAATGGTGGAGAAGTAGAGAAGCCCATGGAAGATCAGTTTTGGGGTGATTACTTCGGTAGCCTCAAAGATAAATATGGTGTATTTTGGATGGTGAACTTTAATGAAGAGCAGAGCTGA
- a CDS encoding class I SAM-dependent methyltransferase yields MMKEGLIKKKEAWFESWFDTTYYHLLYQDRDDKEARFFIKNMIDNLKPDHNAHFLDLACGRGRHAKFLSELGYDVTGIDLSESNIEFAQQFANDTLHFEVGDMRQPFGENRFDYIFNLFTSFGYFDSYDDNLSALKMMKRALKPDGVLVLDFMNVNKVRLGLVEEEVRQVENIEFHIERFIRDERVIKKITFEDKGHHYKYEEKVQLLDKGDFEKLFQEAGFTITQVYGDFDLSEYNRRDGERLILVAE; encoded by the coding sequence ATGATGAAGGAAGGTTTGATTAAAAAAAAAGAAGCTTGGTTTGAATCGTGGTTTGATACCACTTACTACCATTTGCTATATCAAGATAGAGACGATAAAGAAGCACGCTTTTTTATTAAAAACATGATCGACAATTTGAAGCCAGATCACAATGCTCATTTTCTGGATTTGGCTTGTGGCCGGGGGCGTCATGCTAAGTTTTTGAGCGAGCTGGGGTATGATGTTACGGGTATCGATCTTTCTGAAAGCAACATTGAGTTTGCTCAGCAGTTTGCCAATGATACTCTTCACTTTGAAGTAGGAGATATGCGGCAACCTTTTGGTGAAAACCGCTTTGATTACATTTTTAACCTGTTTACCAGTTTTGGGTATTTTGACAGTTATGATGATAATTTGAGTGCCCTCAAAATGATGAAGCGAGCTCTAAAACCAGATGGAGTTTTGGTACTCGACTTTATGAATGTAAATAAGGTGCGTCTCGGTTTGGTGGAAGAGGAAGTAAGGCAAGTGGAAAATATTGAGTTTCACATTGAGCGATTTATTCGCGATGAGCGTGTAATCAAAAAAATCACTTTTGAAGATAAAGGCCATCATTACAAATACGAGGAAAAGGTACAGTTATTAGATAAAGGTGATTTTGAAAAACTATTTCAGGAAGCCGGTTTCACCATCACTCAGGTTTATGGCGATTTTGACTTGTCAGAATATAATAGGCGTGATGGAGAGAGGTTGATATTGGTGGCGGAGTAA
- a CDS encoding sulfite exporter TauE/SafE family protein, whose translation MEIWEYILLLLGGLMAGIINTLAGNGSAITLSILIFMGFPADVSNATNRIGALAQTITAVFSLKRTPRTKMLFNDSYWFFIPSIIGSIVGAIIAVEIDPGLLKMIIGGIMLLLLITLVTNPKKWNIATDVSKNRKTWINAILVFLVAIYGGFLQMGIGIMLLSILVLIAKYSLRDANIIKLVLAVTFVMPAFFVFLYTGGMEWIPGITLAVGQSIGAVIGARYILFLPKANLYVRWLLIVILTVSSIVLLRIPEWMMGLFDL comes from the coding sequence TTGGAAATCTGGGAATATATATTACTTCTTTTGGGAGGCCTTATGGCTGGTATTATCAATACCCTTGCGGGAAATGGATCTGCCATCACTTTGTCAATTCTCATTTTTATGGGTTTTCCAGCTGATGTGTCAAACGCCACAAATAGGATTGGAGCCTTGGCACAAACTATTACCGCAGTTTTTAGCTTAAAGCGAACACCGCGTACCAAGATGCTATTTAATGATAGCTATTGGTTTTTCATTCCTTCTATCATAGGGTCTATAGTGGGCGCCATCATTGCTGTAGAGATAGACCCGGGCTTGCTAAAAATGATTATCGGAGGTATTATGCTGCTGCTGCTAATTACCTTAGTTACTAATCCTAAAAAGTGGAATATCGCTACAGATGTTTCTAAAAACCGAAAAACCTGGATTAATGCTATTTTGGTATTTCTGGTAGCGATTTATGGTGGTTTCCTCCAAATGGGAATAGGAATTATGCTCCTCAGTATTTTGGTGCTTATTGCTAAATATAGCCTTCGGGATGCCAATATTATCAAGTTAGTTTTGGCGGTAACCTTTGTAATGCCAGCCTTTTTTGTGTTTCTCTATACAGGAGGTATGGAGTGGATTCCAGGAATTACTTTGGCGGTGGGGCAATCGATAGGAGCGGTTATAGGTGCACGTTATATTTTGTTTTTGCCCAAGGCTAACTTATACGTGCGCTGGCTTTTAATAGTAATACTTACGGTATCGTCAATAGTATTGCTGAGAATCCCTGAGTGGATGATGGGTTTATTTGATTTATGA
- the priA gene encoding replication restart helicase PriA gives MPQYAEVILPLALPQNYTYRIPFDIAEDVAPGKRVIVQFGKRKLYTALVFSVHDNAPEGFQPKDIIEVEDKNPIVGPLQLKLWQWMADYYLCTMGEIMTAALPSGLKLESETVVLRNHLKKIEDSELNDNEFLIVEALTSQDALSIKEIGDITGFKNPLKLIHSLLGKRYIVLEEELKNGYRPVQKRLVRLADKYSGSGLSELFEELSRAPKQKDVLLSYFKLMGEASREDNDAPKPIVASKLLKAANSSDSSLKGLAEKGIFEIYYDQPEEDSKGGSTHDFYELNEHQQKAHSEIKQHFEDKDVCLLHGVTSSGKTEIYVRFIKEMLDQQKQVLYLVPEIALTTQLITRMRRYFGEHVLVFHSRFSDRERVETWLKLIENPETPYLVIGARSSLFLPFQNLGFVIVDEEHETSFKQFDPAPRYHARDTAILLASMSKAKVLLGSATPSIEAYTNALAGKFGLATMSKRHADLPMPEIQCVDLKRARNKKEMHGNFSHELVEEIKATLANKKQVILFQNRRGFSTMIQCQNCAHVNQCKNCDISLTYHKHIDMLRCHYCGYTRQVPSRCPACGSYEVKALGFGTEKLEDDLKLMIPEANIKRMDLDTTRKKNAYLNLITEFEDGEIDILIGTQMVTKGLDFENVALVGILNADSLLNFPDFRSHERAFQLMAQVAGRAGRKNQRGKVLIQTADPYHNIIRKVMDNAYDKMYEDERYERKNFKYPPYYRMVKLTLKHRDRQHLSNSAIALGKELRGVFGERILGPEFPLVARLRNFYQMEIILKFERSVSLNKAKESLLETINIFLSKNPDKKIQVIYDVDPM, from the coding sequence ATGCCACAGTACGCAGAAGTAATTCTTCCATTAGCCCTACCCCAAAACTACACCTATCGTATTCCCTTCGATATTGCCGAAGATGTGGCGCCTGGTAAGCGGGTAATTGTACAATTTGGTAAGCGAAAACTGTACACAGCACTTGTATTTTCTGTGCATGATAATGCACCCGAAGGTTTTCAACCGAAAGACATTATTGAGGTAGAAGATAAAAATCCAATCGTTGGTCCGCTACAATTAAAGCTATGGCAATGGATGGCAGATTATTACCTCTGCACCATGGGTGAGATCATGACTGCTGCTCTACCCTCCGGTCTCAAATTAGAAAGTGAAACGGTAGTGCTTCGTAATCATCTCAAAAAGATTGAAGACTCAGAACTCAACGATAACGAGTTTTTGATTGTTGAGGCTCTTACTTCTCAGGATGCTTTGAGCATAAAAGAGATTGGGGACATCACGGGTTTTAAAAATCCGCTTAAGCTCATTCATAGCCTTCTCGGCAAAAGATATATCGTACTTGAAGAAGAATTAAAAAACGGTTATCGACCGGTCCAAAAGCGCTTGGTACGTTTAGCCGATAAATACTCAGGTTCTGGCTTAAGTGAGTTGTTCGAAGAACTAAGCCGTGCTCCTAAGCAAAAAGATGTGCTTCTCTCCTATTTTAAACTAATGGGTGAAGCCTCCAGAGAAGATAATGATGCACCCAAACCAATAGTCGCTAGCAAACTACTGAAAGCCGCTAATTCTTCAGATTCTTCATTAAAAGGACTTGCCGAAAAAGGGATTTTTGAAATTTACTACGACCAACCGGAAGAAGATTCAAAAGGCGGATCTACTCATGATTTTTATGAACTGAACGAACATCAACAAAAAGCTCATTCAGAAATAAAACAACACTTTGAAGATAAAGACGTGTGTTTACTTCACGGTGTAACTTCTTCGGGTAAAACCGAGATATACGTTCGTTTCATCAAGGAAATGCTCGATCAGCAAAAGCAGGTTCTCTATTTAGTTCCTGAAATAGCCCTAACCACACAGCTCATCACACGAATGCGAAGGTATTTTGGTGAGCACGTTTTGGTTTTCCATTCGCGCTTTAGCGATAGAGAACGAGTAGAAACCTGGCTCAAGCTAATTGAAAATCCTGAAACGCCTTATTTGGTAATTGGTGCCAGAAGCAGTCTTTTTCTCCCCTTTCAAAACCTTGGTTTTGTGATAGTGGATGAAGAGCACGAAACGAGCTTTAAGCAGTTTGACCCAGCACCGCGTTACCACGCCCGCGACACAGCTATTTTGCTGGCAAGCATGAGCAAGGCCAAAGTACTACTGGGCTCCGCCACTCCTAGCATTGAAGCTTATACCAATGCCCTTGCCGGGAAATTTGGTTTAGCCACAATGAGCAAGCGTCACGCAGATTTACCAATGCCCGAGATACAATGTGTGGATCTGAAACGTGCGCGCAATAAAAAGGAGATGCATGGGAATTTTAGCCATGAGCTTGTAGAGGAGATAAAAGCAACGCTGGCCAATAAAAAGCAGGTTATCCTTTTTCAAAACAGACGTGGCTTTAGTACTATGATTCAATGTCAAAATTGTGCACATGTAAATCAGTGCAAAAACTGCGACATCAGCCTTACTTATCACAAACACATAGATATGCTTAGGTGCCATTATTGTGGCTATACACGCCAGGTTCCTTCGCGCTGTCCAGCCTGTGGAAGCTATGAAGTAAAGGCTCTGGGCTTTGGCACCGAAAAATTGGAAGACGATTTAAAGTTGATGATTCCCGAGGCTAATATCAAACGAATGGACTTGGATACAACACGAAAAAAAAACGCCTACCTCAACCTTATTACCGAATTTGAAGATGGCGAAATAGACATACTTATCGGAACTCAAATGGTAACCAAAGGTTTGGATTTTGAAAATGTAGCTTTAGTAGGAATCCTCAACGCAGACTCGCTTCTCAACTTTCCTGATTTTAGGAGTCATGAGCGTGCTTTTCAGCTAATGGCACAGGTAGCCGGTAGGGCCGGTAGAAAAAACCAACGGGGAAAAGTACTCATTCAAACTGCCGATCCTTATCATAATATTATCCGTAAGGTGATGGATAATGCTTATGACAAAATGTATGAGGATGAGCGATATGAGCGTAAAAACTTTAAGTACCCTCCTTACTATAGAATGGTAAAGCTTACGCTAAAGCATCGAGACAGACAACATCTCTCCAACTCCGCAATCGCACTAGGAAAGGAATTACGAGGTGTTTTTGGAGAAAGAATACTTGGCCCTGAGTTTCCACTAGTTGCTCGGCTGCGCAAT